A single window of Microbaculum marinisediminis DNA harbors:
- a CDS encoding SDR family oxidoreductase, with protein MTGKTVLVTGAAKRIGRAIALDLAENGYAVAIHYHHSAEDARGLAGDIVAEGGRATMVSGDLADPAVPERLIADAAAALGPVTALVNNASLFEPDDPATVTAEHWDLQLDVNLRAPVLLARHFAAALPSGKTGAIVNLIDQRVLKPTPMFFSYAVSKEALWSATRMLAQGLAPTIRVNAVAPGPTLPNVRQSMDDFHRQQDAVLLHRGPTVMEIAEATRFLLESPSVTGQMLVVDGGQHLAWETPDVVGIKE; from the coding sequence ATGACAGGGAAAACCGTTCTGGTCACCGGCGCGGCCAAGCGCATCGGGCGGGCGATCGCCCTGGACCTGGCGGAGAACGGCTATGCCGTCGCCATCCACTACCACCACTCCGCCGAAGACGCCCGCGGGCTGGCCGGCGATATCGTCGCCGAAGGCGGCCGCGCCACCATGGTCTCCGGCGACCTCGCCGATCCCGCTGTGCCCGAACGCCTGATCGCCGACGCCGCCGCCGCGCTCGGCCCGGTCACCGCGCTCGTCAACAACGCCTCGCTCTTCGAGCCCGACGACCCGGCCACCGTGACCGCCGAGCACTGGGACCTGCAGCTCGACGTCAACCTGCGCGCGCCGGTGCTGCTCGCCCGGCATTTCGCCGCCGCCCTGCCCTCCGGCAAGACCGGCGCGATCGTCAACCTGATCGACCAGCGGGTGCTGAAGCCCACGCCGATGTTCTTCTCCTACGCGGTATCGAAGGAGGCGCTGTGGTCGGCGACGCGCATGCTCGCGCAGGGGCTTGCCCCCACCATCCGGGTCAACGCCGTCGCGCCCGGCCCTACGCTGCCCAACGTGCGCCAGAGCATGGACGATTTCCACCGCCAGCAGGACGCCGTCCTGCTGCATCGCGGGCCGACCGTCATGGAGATCGCCGAGGCGACCCGTTTCCTGCTTGAATCGCCCTCGGTGACGGGCCAGATGCTGGTCGTCGACGGCGGCCAGCACCTTGCCTGGGAAACCCCGGACGTCGTAGGCATCAAAGAATAG
- a CDS encoding calcium/sodium antiporter, giving the protein MTAYLLLVLGLVVLLFAGDLLVRGAVAIAVGLGIPPLIIGLTIVAFGTSAPELVISLDAALSNAPGIALGNVVGSNIANILLVLGLPSIVYATHCDQPGLLRNTVFMLFATVVFIALAFTTPLHLWQGAILLTLLIAFLWDSGVRARRAANGARSAPAPTGDGDGAATAEVAAAVAAAPSGKRLVSAAMVIAGLIGLPLGSHFAVTGAREIALAWGMSNAAVGLTVVAIGTSLPELAATMMAALRRESAIAVGNVIGSNIFNLLSIMGLTALAAAVPVAPVILQVDLWVMLASSLAVLPFVYWRLRIGRLAGMAFLAVYVAYVVMVVAHRSAGLAAS; this is encoded by the coding sequence GACCGCCTACCTCCTCCTTGTCCTCGGTCTGGTGGTCCTGCTCTTCGCCGGCGACCTGCTGGTGCGCGGCGCCGTCGCGATCGCCGTCGGGCTCGGCATTCCGCCGCTGATCATCGGCCTCACCATCGTCGCCTTCGGCACCTCGGCACCGGAACTGGTGATCTCCCTCGACGCGGCCCTGTCGAACGCGCCGGGCATCGCGCTCGGCAACGTGGTCGGCTCCAACATCGCCAACATCCTGCTGGTGCTCGGTCTGCCCTCCATCGTCTACGCCACGCACTGCGACCAGCCCGGCCTCCTGCGCAACACCGTCTTCATGCTGTTCGCGACCGTCGTGTTCATCGCGCTCGCCTTCACCACGCCGCTGCATCTGTGGCAGGGCGCGATCCTGCTCACGCTGCTGATCGCGTTCCTCTGGGACTCAGGCGTGCGGGCGCGCCGCGCCGCCAACGGCGCACGAAGCGCCCCTGCCCCCACCGGCGACGGCGACGGCGCGGCCACTGCCGAGGTCGCGGCCGCGGTCGCCGCCGCCCCGTCCGGCAAGCGGCTGGTTTCCGCCGCCATGGTGATCGCCGGCCTGATCGGCCTGCCGCTCGGATCCCATTTCGCCGTCACCGGCGCCCGCGAGATCGCGCTTGCCTGGGGCATGTCGAATGCCGCCGTCGGGCTGACGGTCGTCGCCATCGGCACCTCGCTGCCCGAACTCGCCGCGACCATGATGGCGGCGCTCAGGCGCGAGAGCGCGATCGCAGTGGGCAACGTCATCGGCTCCAACATCTTCAACCTCCTGTCGATCATGGGGCTGACCGCGCTGGCGGCCGCGGTGCCGGTCGCGCCGGTCATCCTGCAGGTCGATCTGTGGGTGATGCTGGCCTCCTCGCTGGCGGTCCTGCCGTTCGTCTATTGGCGCCTCCGCATCGGCCGTCTCGCCGGGATGGCTTTCCTTGCCGTCTACGTCGCCTATGTGGTCATGGTGGTCGCCCATCGATCCGCCGGTCTCGCGGCCTCGTAA
- the uvrC gene encoding excinuclease ABC subunit UvrC, producing MSADTNQPDTTETTDTTETPARTGPSVIAAMVRRLPNGPGVYRMLDRKGDVLYVGKARSLKKRVGNYARIGGQTQRIARMIAETAAMEFVSTQTETEALLLEANLIKRLRPRYNVLLRDDKSFPYILITRDHPAPQIVKHRGARNRKGDYFGPFASAGAVGRTINALQRAFLLRSCSDSVYESRTRPCLLYQIKRCAAPCTAEISLEDYAVLVKEAEAFLSGKSRAVREDLAHQMEAAAERLEFETAAVYRDRLAALSHVQAHQGINPQTVDEADVFAVHQDGGQTCIQVFFFRTGQNWGNRAYFPRADKSLDAAEVLGAFIAQFYDDKPVPRLILLSDEIEEMALLCEALSLNAGHKVEVAVPKRGEKRELVEHALSNAKEALGRRLAESASQARLLAGVAEAFGLDDAPRRVEVYDNSHIMGTNAVGGMVVAGPEGFEKGQYRKFNIKGADLTPGDDYAMMREVLTRRFKRLLKETGRAPGGGDAPDQAAPPHPEDGADAPVSTDDPGILDVVEDDDSPWPDLVLIDGGQGQLSAARAVMAELGLEDVPLVAIAKGLDRDAGREEFHIPGRQPFRLAPRDPVLYFVQRLRDEAHRFAIGSHRARRKKALAANPLDEIPGIGPTRKRALLRHFGSAKAVSRAGLADLEAAPGISAQMARQVYDFFHEGE from the coding sequence ATGAGCGCGGACACCAACCAGCCCGACACGACCGAGACGACCGACACCACCGAGACGCCGGCCCGCACCGGGCCTTCGGTGATCGCGGCCATGGTCAGGCGCCTGCCGAACGGCCCCGGCGTCTACCGCATGCTCGACCGCAAGGGCGACGTGCTCTACGTCGGCAAGGCGCGCAGCCTGAAGAAGCGCGTCGGAAACTACGCCCGCATCGGCGGCCAGACCCAGCGCATCGCCCGCATGATCGCCGAGACCGCGGCGATGGAATTCGTCTCCACCCAGACGGAGACCGAGGCGCTGCTGCTGGAAGCCAACCTGATCAAGCGCCTGCGCCCGCGCTACAACGTGCTGCTGCGCGACGACAAGTCGTTCCCCTACATCCTGATCACCCGCGACCACCCCGCCCCGCAGATCGTCAAGCATCGCGGCGCCCGGAACCGCAAGGGCGACTATTTCGGCCCCTTCGCCTCGGCCGGCGCGGTCGGGCGCACGATCAACGCCCTGCAGCGCGCGTTCCTGCTCAGGTCGTGCTCGGATTCCGTCTACGAGAGCCGGACGCGGCCCTGCCTGCTCTATCAGATCAAGCGTTGCGCGGCGCCCTGCACGGCCGAGATCTCGCTCGAGGACTATGCCGTTCTGGTCAAGGAGGCCGAGGCTTTCCTGTCGGGCAAGAGCCGGGCGGTGCGCGAGGACCTGGCGCACCAGATGGAGGCGGCCGCCGAGCGCCTCGAGTTCGAGACCGCCGCCGTCTACCGCGACCGCCTCGCCGCGCTGTCCCACGTCCAGGCGCACCAGGGCATCAACCCGCAGACCGTCGACGAGGCCGACGTCTTCGCCGTGCACCAGGACGGCGGCCAGACCTGCATCCAGGTGTTCTTCTTCCGCACCGGCCAGAACTGGGGCAACCGCGCCTACTTCCCGCGCGCCGACAAGTCGCTCGACGCCGCCGAGGTGCTCGGCGCCTTCATCGCCCAGTTCTACGACGACAAGCCGGTGCCGCGCCTGATCCTCCTGTCCGACGAGATCGAGGAGATGGCACTGCTGTGCGAGGCGCTGTCGCTCAACGCCGGGCACAAGGTCGAGGTCGCGGTGCCCAAGCGCGGCGAGAAGCGCGAGCTGGTCGAGCACGCGCTGTCGAACGCGAAGGAGGCGCTCGGTCGCCGCCTCGCCGAAAGCGCCTCGCAGGCCCGCCTGCTCGCCGGCGTCGCCGAGGCCTTCGGCCTCGACGATGCCCCGCGCCGTGTCGAGGTCTACGACAACTCCCACATCATGGGCACCAACGCGGTCGGCGGCATGGTCGTCGCCGGGCCGGAAGGCTTCGAGAAGGGCCAGTACCGCAAGTTCAACATCAAGGGCGCCGACCTGACGCCGGGCGACGACTACGCCATGATGCGCGAGGTCCTGACCCGGCGCTTCAAGCGGCTGTTGAAGGAAACCGGCCGCGCACCGGGCGGTGGGGACGCCCCCGACCAGGCCGCCCCCCCTCATCCCGAAGACGGCGCGGATGCGCCCGTCTCGACGGATGATCCGGGTATCCTCGACGTCGTCGAGGACGACGACTCTCCCTGGCCCGATCTGGTGCTGATCGACGGTGGCCAGGGCCAGCTGTCCGCCGCCCGCGCGGTGATGGCCGAACTCGGGCTGGAGGACGTTCCGCTGGTCGCCATCGCCAAGGGTCTCGACCGCGATGCCGGCCGCGAGGAGTTCCACATCCCAGGCCGCCAGCCCTTCCGCCTCGCCCCGCGCGATCCGGTGCTCTACTTCGTCCAGCGCCTGCGCGACGAGGCGCACCGCTTCGCCATCGGCTCTCACCGCGCCCGCCGCAAGAAGGCGCTCGCCGCCAACCCGCTCGACGAGATCCCCGGCATCGGCCCGACCCGCAAGCGCGCGCTGCTACGCCATTTCGGCTCCGCCAAGGCGGTCAGCCGCGCCGGCCTCGCCGACCTCGAGGCAGCGCCGGGCATCAGCGCCCAGATGGCGCGGCAGGTGTACGATTTCTTTCATGAGGGTGAGTGA